In Fusarium falciforme chromosome 9, complete sequence, the sequence aggtccTTGAAAAAGGAAACTAGAGCGCCAAGCAGTACGCATAGACCAGTCAAGGCAATAATTCGCAATCAATCCTCTTGTCGGATCCAGCGGACTGGGTCCTCGCGTGCAGAAAGGATCCATTTCCCATGGCGCAAAATGGATTCTCGATGGCGTTATCGCGACATGGGCCCATCCTTCCGCCCGTCATTCCCGACGTATTCTTCCCAATCTGGCGAAATCTCAATCAAGCTTATTTTCAAGCGTTTCATTAAGCCTAGATAGCGTTCATGTCGTCATTTTCGCAATGCTCTGTTGGTCGAAAGGTGCAGCGGTTCCCATGTATCTGGCTCGTTATGTAGCTGTCATGAGTGAGAGCAGTGTCGTATCCATCAGACCATGGTTCTTGGCATGAAATCCTATAAGAATGGGGTTTCATCGCCATGTCTGGATCTGCACTCTTATCTCATGttccatcgccatcatgggTAACGAAACGCAGACACAGACCAAGGTCGAGCGGGTGTTGAACGGCAAGACGGTGACTGAAAAGTATGCCGACGTGACCCTGCGCTTGATTGAGGAGCATGGATACCATGTTGCTCCTCTTACTCCCGAACATGCAGCCAAAGTCAAGAGGAAGCTCTACCTGCGACTGATGGGGTTGCTGTCGATGATCAACATTATGCTATTTGTCCGTTTCATACCCCAGATACCCGACATGGCTACTGACAAATTGTGCAGATTGATAAGTCTACCCTGGGTTATGCAGCtatccttggcctttttgaaGAGACGGGCATCTCACAGGCTCAATATAACAACTTGAACACCATGTTCTACGTTGGTAGGTTAGATCCTCGACCATAAAAGACAATGTCTAACATCATTAGGGTACCTCGCCTTCCTATGGCCAGGCCATTACCTCATGCAACGACTCCCCTTTGGCAAGTTTGTGGCTGGCATCATCTTTTCATGGGCCgttgtcatcttcctccactgTGTCGCAACTCGCTATGCAGGACTCATCGTACTCCGTCTGGCCCTAGGCGCTGCCGAAGGAGTGGTTGTCCCTGCTATTGAAATAACCATTGGCATGTTCTTCAATCGCCAAGAACAATCCTTCCTGCAGCCTGTCCTCTGGATCACATGCCAAGGCGCCCCCATTGTGGCTGGTTTCGTCGCATATGGCCTCCTTTGGAGTAGTGGGCCTGTTCTCCCTTGGAAGCTACTCCATGTGGTCACCGGTGGTATTACTCTACTGCTTTCCATCTGGGTCTGGTTTGACTATCCCAACAACCCCGCTGAGGCTAGGTTCTTGACTCTTGAAGAAAAAGTGCACGTGGTCCGACGCGTCCACGAGTCTCAGCAAAGTTCGATCGAACAGAAGCAGTTCAAGCGCTCGCAGTTTATTGAAACCATGAAGGACCCGGTATCTTGGTTGTTTGCGCTCCAGGCATTCACCCTGATGTACTGCAACAACCTCACCTATGGCCAGAAGAACCTACTCGTCACGTCCCTTGGAGTCACTCCTCTCGAGTCTACCTTGGTTGCGGTTGCTGGCGGCGGCTTTGGCATCATCAACTGCGTCGTTGCAGCGTTTGCCTTGAGACGCTTCCCTGGTAACTttgcactgcactgcaccCTTTGGTGCTTGCCAGCTATTGCTGGTGGTATTGGAATGGTCACTGTACCCTGGGATCGAACCATCTCCTTGCTCGCCTGCATGTTCCTGGCGGCGCACACTTATGGTGTTGCGTATATCATCGCTTTGGGATGGACAAACTCTTCTGCCGCCGGATATACAAAGAAACTGACCAGAAACGTCATGTTCATGATCGGATATAGCGCTGGAAATCTCGTGTCCCCCCAGATCTGGGTCCCATCAGCCAGGCCAAGGTACTACGGAGCTTGGGCCTCCATGATTGTCGTCAGTTGGTTTGGGACGCCGGTCATTCTGTGGGTCATCCACTTCATCCTGGCCCGCAGAAACAAGGTCAGGAAAGAAAGGCTAGCCGAGCTCAGCGACCAGGATGGCAGTGGCTATGTCGAGCAGCTGGATGAGAATGGGCAGATGGTCAAGGTTAAGGTAGAGGTTGCAATGCTGGACTTGACTGACCTGGAGAATGAGAACTTTATCTATCCGCTGTGAGAGAAGCTTAGCGGTATAGGGCTGGACTTGGTCTCATACAGCCTAATGATCAAGTCGATCATTCGAGAAATGTTCGAATAACCATCCCCAACCTTGATGCGACATCCCTGGTGAACGCGGTGACCCATGGCAATGGTTGCGGTGCCCTTGATTAGGGGCTAAGCTAAATGTAGTACAGACGTCTGACCAGTCTTGAGAGAATCGGAATTAGCCTTGCCGATTGAGCTTGGCAGAAACACCAGGCGGCTTAGATGTGGTGACACAAGCGCTCAACCAAGGATACGGTACGCGTATTCCCACCGGAAAAGGGCTTGGCCTTTCAAACAAGGTATTTGGTCCGTGTTTCATGTTCCTGTGCCACGTGAAACATGATAACGGGACGAGATTTTAAGGGGAAACTGTGGGGAAGACTAAAAAGGCTACTTACTTGGCGAGGTCAATTTTCCTCCAATACCTGCCATCACCAGAAAGCcgaagatattataagaccAGGTGCGATCTCAGCCTTGGATAGGTCAAGGCATCTTCATTCATTGTGTTTCGCTCTTTACTCTACATTCGTTTGTCTCTTTGTTCAGTATCCTCGATAATTCAGCACTTGGGCAGGCCTCAGTGCATTTGTTAATACCCTTTGGCTTTATTCTTGACCATTCTATCCTTTCGAAATGCTCGCCCAAGTCGCCTCTGTCCTTCTCGCCGCTGCCTCCGTGGCAACTGCTCAGTCTGTCGTTGGAACTGCCTATGGATTTGCAAGCGGTGTCACTGGCGGTGGTGCTGCTGCAGCCGCTACCCCTTCCTCTGCCGAGCAGCTCGCTGAGTGGCTCTCGGACGATACCGAGAGAGTGATTGTTATTGACAAGGAGTACGACTTTACTGGAACTACTGCGACTGGCGCGGGATGTGATCGCATCAGCTGCAGCTCCTCCAACGGTGGCCAGCTTTACCTCGGAGATCTCTCTTGTGGAGGCTCAGATAACACTGCTGTGAGCTCCATCAGCTACGATACCGCCGGTACCAGCGCTCTACCCGTTGGAAGCAACAAGAGCATCATCGGCACCAACGGCAAGGGTGttctcaagggcaagggcctgTCGCTCCAGAAGGGTGCCAGTAACGTCATCATCCAGGGCATTGAATTCACCGACATCAACCCCGGAATTGTCTGGGGTGGCGATGCTCTCGACCTTCAGGGTGGAAACGATGGTGTCTGGGTCGACCACTGCAAGTTCTCTCTCGTTGGCCGCATGTTTGTTGTTTCTCACTACGATGGATCCCGCCTCACGCTCTCCAACAACGAATTTGACGGTGTCACCACTACTTCTGCTTCTTGCAACGGTAACCACTACTGGACTATGATGTTCATTGGTGAGGGAGACCAGGTTACCTTGGACAAGAACTACTTCCACGATGTCTCCGGACGTGCTCCCAAGCTTGGCGCTGATGGCGTTACCTGCACGTTCCAGGCCACCAACAACTTGTTCAGCAACATGAAAGGACACGCTTTTGACGGTTACAACGGTGCCACCGCCCTGATCGAGGGTAACGCATTCGAATCTGTCAACACCCCCATCACCGAGAGTGGCGCCTCCGTGTCGACTTTCTTCAACGTCCCCGACGAGTCGGCTGCCAGCTCCTGCGAGTCATCTCTCGGCAGAGCTTGTGCTATCAACAGTGTCGACTCGAGCAGCGGTGACTGGCCATCtctctctggctctggcgccTTGTCTACCTGGTCCAACCTGAAGGAGTACCTTGTCGAGCCTGTTGCTGCTTCCGAGGTTTCTAGCCTTGTCAAGGGTGGAGCTGGCCCTGCTAACCTCGGAGCGGCCTCTAGCACCACTGACAAGACCGAGTCTGACGCAACCGAGCCATCGACTGTTGAGAGTAGCCCCGCCGTGGAGGAGGTAGAGAAGACTGAGGACGCccctgccgctgccgcctccTCTGAAGCCGCTGCGCCTGCTGAGACCGCTCCTGCTGAAGCCGCCCCCGTCGAGAGCGCCCCCGCTGAGACTGGCTCCGACTCTGGCAGCGAGGTTGCGCAATGGGGACAGTGTGGCGGACTCCACTTCACTGGCCCTACCAAGTGCGCGCCTGGAACCTCATGCGTCGCTCACAACGACTACTACTCGCAGTGCGTCAGCTCCGCCACCAGGCGTATGAAGAGGGCTCTCCGTGCCAAGTACTAGACGGACGTTTGAGGGTATCCTATGATGCCATTCCCCTCGCATCTCCGGATGTATAGTTGTCAGTATAGTTTAATACTTAGGTTCAAGAACCGTATATAGTTGTACAAAAGGCCAATATTTTGCACCCATATGGACACTTAGTCTGGTGAATGTTCGTTTCCCGCCACACCTAGTTTCCCTGCCTTGAAGACAATTTGGAGGCCCCACCAAGTATGCAGTTACAGTAGGAGCCTAATTGCCAGCACCGGCGAGACGAGGTCTCTTGCCGAAGGTCTGATAAGCAATTGATCGCTGCCAAGCCAAGGAAGCAAAGGGCTGGGCCTTGATAGGAGCATAACGCTGGCTCCCCGCTTAACTAACAGACTGATAATGCGGCCGCTAACACCAGTAGcctctcctccagctcgcTCGGTTCCCCACATTGATATGACCTGTTATACTTGGAGGGCGCACCTCTCAGTATTGACAAGCGGGGTAAACTTAGCCCGCATGCTGTATATAAGCGTGCTCACTGCAACAGAAGATCATCAACACACATCACAATGTCTTCCACAACACTGACAACCACCAAAGTTGCCCCCAGCGGCACCATTAGCATTCAGCCCCAAGAAGCTTCACACACAGCTCACGGCAATGaactcaaggacaagacacCACTTCAAGCAATGTCGCATGGCGATGTTGTCTTGAAAGGAATCCCAACACATCCAGACTTTGCATCACACCGAAAATGGCAGCTGGAGCATATGGCTGCCGCCTTTCGTCACTGGCATCGAGAGGGCTACGTCGAAGGGATGAGTGGTCACATTTCTGTTCGCGACCCTGAGTTTCCCAATGCCTTCTGGACGAACCCTCTGGGTCGTCATTTCGGACTTCTTAAGGTCAGCGACATGATTCTTGTCAACCTTGACGGCGAAGTCATCGGCGGAAACCGATCTCGACCTCCAAACACAGCTGGCTTCCTCATCCATGCGTCAGTTCACAAGGCTCGACCTGACACACACGCCATCTGCCACTCTCACAGCATCCATGGAAAGGCGTGGTCCGTCTTCGGTCGTCGGCTCGAAATGCTGACACAGGACGCCTGCAAGTTCAGAGGAGATGCCCACAGCGTTTACAATAGCTACGGAGGAGTGGTACTGGGAAGCGAAGAGGGTGATCGCATCGCTGCGGCTTTGGGCCCACGAGGCAAGGGTTGTATCCTACGAAACCACGGCATCCTCACCGTTGGACAGACTGTGGATGAGGCTGCTTGGTTGTATACCTCGATGGAAAACACATGCCGCGTGCAGCTTcttgctgaggctgctgctgcgaatGGTGTCCCCAAAGTTCTCATCACGGATGAGGAAGCCAACTTCAACTTTGACGTTGAGAGCGACCCGGAGATCTGTTACTGCGAGTTTCAAGTGTACTATGATTTGGAAGATGAACTGTCGAACGGAGACTTTAAGAACTAGGCTGTCATTTATGTCCAGTAAGGACGATTCTGTCTTGGTGCCAAATGGGGATACCACCAAGATTGAGCTTCCGGGCTATTGTTGTGCAAAGAGGAATCGGTGTAATACACATGGCAAAGCCTATTCCTGCAAAATGTTCCAACACCAAGTTTCAGAAGAAAAGAGTCCAAGAATACCCGCGCTTCTCGTCCTGGTTTATGTGTCCAATCCATGCCCCCCATGTAGAAATTCTTGCCATTCATAATCACCTGAGCATCGGGGCCTGGATTTCCAAGTATCTAtcggctcagttatcccatcaagggccgggcttcaactatattaaaaaagcacattgtcaacacataatagcatcatatccaaATGCTAACTCAGTGGGCTAGTGAAACACAGCGAGCTCGAGGGCTGGAAAAACCCACGCAATACCATGGATAGGTACCCTccagttataataatagtgtTTTGGCGGCAGTCACTAGTTATTGAGAAGAAATAGTACTTGATAAACACGCAAGATGTAAGAATAGGCGTACATGTGGTAAAAAGAatgaattaaaaataaggtaagaatGCTTACTACTGTTGGTCAAAAGCCGGGGCTCTCATGCCCATGGCATTGAACTCTTCAACACTGATCAGGATGCGAAGTCTATC encodes:
- a CDS encoding CBM1 domain-containing protein, translating into MLAQVASVLLAAASVATAQSVVGTAYGFASGVTGGGAAAAATPSSAEQLAEWLSDDTERVIVIDKEYDFTGTTATGAGCDRISCSSSNGGQLYLGDLSCGGSDNTAVSSISYDTAGTSALPVGSNKSIIGTNGKGVLKGKGLSLQKGASNVIIQGIEFTDINPGIVWGGDALDLQGGNDGVWVDHCKFSLVGRMFVVSHYDGSRLTLSNNEFDGVTTTSASCNGNHYWTMMFIGEGDQVTLDKNYFHDVSGRAPKLGADGVTCTFQATNNLFSNMKGHAFDGYNGATALIEGNAFESVNTPITESGASVSTFFNVPDESAASSCESSLGRACAINSVDSSSGDWPSLSGSGALSTWSNLKEYLVEPVAASEVSSLVKGGAGPANLGAASSTTDKTESDATEPSTVESSPAVEEVEKTEDAPAAAASSEAAAPAETAPAEAAPVESAPAETGSDSGSEVAQWGQCGGLHFTGPTKCAPGTSCVAHNDYYSQCVSSATRRMKRALRAKY
- a CDS encoding Aldolase-II domain-containing protein produces the protein MSSTTLTTTKVAPSGTISIQPQEASHTAHGNELKDKTPLQAMSHGDVVLKGIPTHPDFASHRKWQLEHMAAAFRHWHREGYVEGMSGHISVRDPEFPNAFWTNPLGRHFGLLKVSDMILVNLDGEVIGGNRSRPPNTAGFLIHASVHKARPDTHAICHSHSIHGKAWSVFGRRLEMLTQDACKFRGDAHSVYNSYGGVVLGSEEGDRIAAALGPRGKGCILRNHGILTVGQTVDEAAWLYTSMENTCRVQLLAEAAAANGVPKVLITDEEANFNFDVESDPEICYCEFQVYYDLEDELSNGDFKN